The region attaatcccaaacagtgcaaaaacttgaaattttttgagtgcagaaagacgaaattagtgcagaaagttgaaattaaaaatgattgactGGTGCTAAAAGACGTAAGAAACCAAGCGTTCtaattggtcaatgatcaaagaaactcacaaatggccaatcaaatcttttgctttcaaatcaagcgcacgccctggatggcgcaattgatggcgcaatttttccctgatcgCGTGctacgcgtgcgtttcttctgctcaaccatctcgaaattttttcatttatatattattaataagtaatcacatgatttttcttgtgcaatttggaacaaataagcacttgttaatttttccaagaccccaaattgcactcgccctacgggctcgtgcaattttgttagtctttgaaaaatttactcgtacttatttattccaaatttcacccgtaatcataaaaattacaatttcctcaattgtgattggtttaaaaaactcctatttcccactaattcacttgacaagttgttatcggacagtttgttatcggacagcttgttatcggacagtttgttatcggacagttcaacaaaccaatcaaattcaaagttgttgtttaaatcaaccaataacatttaaagttgtagtttaaatcaaccaatcccaaccttggtttcaatcactatagaaacagtgtacaaactcctaaatttatgcacctttgtcagttttttaaaggcccaccttcatccaagacacattgcggtcgtttgtttttgttttgaatctctgtattgtccaaacgcgtgatctgattggctgaacgcactcaagcagttcgaaaaggccgccatctcgtcttgtactcgtcagcttgtaacgactaattttataaatatacaccgaatatgtacaaaatacacacaggaaaactatagaatgtcgaacagggaacgtatttaAACAGGaggattaaaatatatgtgcaggatccgattttaatgaaaaaagacgatgataacagatcttagaagttttgaaagtttcgtgtcacacgaaattcaaatttgccgAGCGTgaagcgcaatgcattttgggtgaatgtggggctttaatgtaaaatttccctttgtcacataacttggctatttttcttttctcggaaattgtaatttttatgattaactggcaataggacttcgtgtcgtccaatttggtctgtaatcatactcgtgataaacaaatcggactcccgctgcgcagtcgtccgattttgttatcattcgtatgattacagaccgaattggacttcactcagtcctattaccattacaaatcatgtgattacataaggtgaatctttgtttacactttttgcctcattaacatactcttatcactatctgatgacgctaataaaataaaaactctgaatattgaaagggcataacagtttaagatttctctgaaaatttgagtccaattcatcgaatggtttcggagaaattctcttctaaaaactcgaaattttacaggggttgtacggctcattaacttttttgccacccagcaatttcgcagtttttgatgtctgatatttccttcaataccgcttgcaaagagctgaaaattgcacaaattgctcaacttaatcagctctttcaacttttgcatttagctcatatatacggccactgcttctattaggtaagtcgtatgctaatgagcaaaaatgtaaacaatgacgtcagcaaagattcgcctataccAATAATATTCTTGTTTTGTGTCATTGCTAGTCATGGCCTTTGTCGTCAGTCTTTACGCGAACTCCTTGTTTTGCACTGGAAAGTCCAAATTAAATGTACTTTTTTCGTTCCCGTTGTATATATTATCGGTGCTAACTAAACGTAAGTGGGGATATTGTTATCGCGTAACCTGATCATAGCTTTGACTCATTTGGTTCTCTTCTGTTGATCTTGGCTTTTGCCTTTCGCTCTCCGCGCTGTTTCGCAGGCCATAAAAGTAGATTGATaaacctgaaaaaagaaagaaaaaagaaggcaAAGATTAGTTTTGTTGAACCTCAATCTAATTTCTAAACCTAATTCATTTTAACTATTTGTTTAacggtatgcacaatttaggACCTTGAATCACGAACGCATCCCTTGAAAGACAGAGGTTTTTCAACAGGTGGTCGTACCTACCCCTGGAAAGAATTGCATTTTCTATCGCGAGGGGATAGGTAAGACTTCATGAAGACCCCCAGTGACTTAATCCCATAGTGTAATACCAAGTGCAGCGGATAGTGGACTTACCgattaccaaaaaaaaaaaaacaaacaaaaaacaaaaagaaacaaatattgacggaaaaatataacaatagagttcgcgggcataaacatgttttgggcccgactcaggctcattttagcccgagccgctaggcgagggctaaaatgagtctgagaagggctcaaaacatatttatgcccaagaacataaactctattactattaatatcactttggagggcattgaggaaataaaaacttaaaaaaatgacgacaaaacactccgaagaatattttttataccagcgctgtgagaaaacgtcagcaaactttgaaatggcttctcgattttgattggctgcttagatcgtacgattatttgattctcattttttattggtttatttcagcgggctaaaatacattttagcccgccaaattctccattttagcccgcaaaatgcgccacaatgcccgacaaagtgataataataaaacgtTGCCGGTCTTCCCCGAGTCCTCTATCTCAATATTGGGAACGGGGTTGAAGATACTCGAGAAATATCGTATTCGTAGATCTCTGAGTGGGGTAAAATATAAATCTTGTTAAAAGTCTTTCATGATGAACTTACATTTCCATTATGTTACACAAAGAAACCAGGCCTGACGGAATGTAGCTCTGAAATTTATACGCAAAACACGCCCTAAAATGCTGCAGCTTTCAGGTTTGACATTGCCACATACGAAAAATGGTGATAAATTTTTCATGGCTGAAAGAAAAGCTAACACAATGTCAACTTTTTTACATGCCAACTGACctccttttattttatcaccatcatcatcaaagCTCTTTTTACGAGATTGTCCTTTAATAATACTTACCGAGAGTCGAGACAATTGAAATAGGAATTCCTCTGCAAGGATTTCTTGCTTCCTCTCCAGTGGTTGCAATTACATCAAAGCCATCGAAAGTATAAAAGCAAGTTGCAGCTCCGATCATCACCCCAGAGAATCCATACGGCATGAAATTGTCAGCCCAGTTCTTTAGCCCAGCGTAGCAAGCGCCAACGCTTACCACAAACAGAATCACGAGAATATGCAGCTGATTAGAGGCATAAGCCATGTTGTTATTCTAATGccaaaaatcattaaaatggTTAACAGGGCCATTATTCATTCATCTCGCCCACACTGGTCCAGGTTAACTTTTTGATTCTGTGGTCAAAAAGATAATCAAAACACGAGCTGTAGGCTCTTGCTGATGAGGATGCCGCGATGCAATATTCCGCAATAAGATTCCAACCAATGACAAAAGCGCAAAGCTCTCCGATTGTCACATAGCTGTAAACATAGGCAGAGCTCGCTTTTGGCACGCGGGCACCGAATTCAGCGTAGCATAGACCCGACAGAGCGGACGCGATACCAGCGATCAAGATCGAAATAACAATACTAGGGCCAGTTTTATTTCGGGCGACATCTCCAGTCAACACATATAGCCCAACCCCGATTGTGCTGCCAACGCCGAGGGCGGTCAAGTCAAATGTGGACAAACGGCGTTTCAGTTGGGTTGAAGTCAGAGTATCTGCCTCGATGATCTTTTTGCGAGCGAGTCCTTTACAGAAGGATTCCATAATGTTCAGTATCGATTCGCATGGCTCCTATACCATCAGGATGAAGCAGTTAATTCGAAAAACACATGCGCATAAAATTGGTTGTCAATCACGAGATGAATGTCGTCATCACGTTGCATTTAGTTTCTTGGCTTCGCTTAATAACAAGAACTTTTTCAAAGTCTGAAAGGTCAAGGTAAGCTAATTTTCTTAGAGACGGTGTCTGTCTTGCGACACACAGATGACTGACAACCTCAAAACTCGTGATGATGATTACATCGCTAACAGCATCCAGgggaaaaaacaccaaacaaacaaataaacaggCCGCTCACTTGAGTTTTCTTATTTCATAATTTCTTATGAGTTTGTAAACAATGACACTGATGAATTGCAGTAATAAAATCATCAAATATAAGAAATAAGAACATTCAGCCACAGCTCAGAAATACTTTTGTGTTACTGAACTTTGTTAGcgtatttatttttgcttttctgaATATAATTGTTTCTACAAATCACGATCACCTTGTATCAGATCAATATTTTCCCTCCAACCCTTGACTGTTCATCACACATTTCATCACATCCTGAGCGTAAAtcacatgaatttttttttaggtttagTATTGTTGTTCGATTAGTAGAGTTatgaggacactttatgacctttacATATCCGTATTGATCGCCAGaagtgaaattaaaaaaaggcgTGGGGACGTTTCGTGGCGCTTACTGACTTCGACATGCATGTAACTACGTGCGCGTTCTGGACCTATCCCTGTTCATCAGTTTTCGTGCACAAAACATGTTGATTGCTTCCTGTTCGCCTTTGACCCTCCACACTGTTGCGTAGAccataaaacaaatagattgaCATTCCTAGAAATAAGACGAAGAGGTCAGTAAAAGGAAAGCCAATCATGATTAATTCTGATCATAATTATCCGCCTCGTAAGTTGAGGCACCTTGGGATTTATTGAAGTGAGAAGACCTGCTGTGGACGGTGCGTGTTGAAGTGCAGGGCGATATTACAACATCTTTCCTTGGTTTCTACCGAGATATGCTACATATTCGCGGAAGTCTCTTTTTCAGCTGACTGTAAAATACTCCACCGATCGGATAATAATCGAATCTGTCTGTCAGCcgcaaaataattttaaacgAGAAAAATTTTCCCGTGCTTTGggtggaaaattttaattttggttttagCGGAGGTAAGTTTTTGAGGAGAATAAAATTGCGCTTGAACAGAAAGGTGAGGAGAAAGGAGGTTCAAAGAAGAGTTCGAGGAGAGAGCAATCGAGCCATACGAAGTTAAAGATCGAGACGACTAAAAACCTGTGATATCGATCTTTAGATGGTTTCCGATTTCCTGCTTACATACCGTTGTCTCGTCTCTTTTTCTTACTTGTAGTGGGGGGATTCAGACCTAGAGGTAAGGATGCTCCcccttttctgtttttgtcaGCGTGCACCAGGCCTGTGTACCACGGATTTGGTCCAAACAACGAGTTGAGGTAAGGGGACCTCGAGGCAGCTGCTTTAGATGACCTGCTGTGGTTTGACCATCTCGCAATTTCTTGGAGCCACTCGTGTCTATTTAttatatttgtttcttttttgaggGGAAGGGGGCGGGGAATATTGTAAATTGGGTTTGACTGACCTCTTCACCCCCATGGAGTCGCCTCTTTAATTGATTCAGAGCGTTTTTAAACAATAAGGAAAGCACTTAAAGGTATGTTTGCTTACCAACTAACATCCAGACAGCAAAACGTAGCCATGTTAAGTAGGACAGCTTCAGCATTAGGAATACGTTGATAAATACTGACACAAGTGGGAGCACAGGAACAAATGGGACCATAAAGGGAAGAGGAGTCTCGTTCTGTGGCAACCAGAGAAGAAGCAAGGTGCAACCAATcaggaataaaattattacagcCAACAGCAAAACAGCCCACCATTTTACCAGAGAGAGGTAATCAGATCCCCATATAATCAACGCGCTGAGTGCCACCATAGCAACGCTGCTTGTTATAATGGCCACCAGAGCTAAATTAGCTGTCGTTTGTGAAGGTTGTCGAGGGCAGCGATTCATCCCGAGAAGCGGGACATCTTCTCTTGATATTTCGCTTTCTTTGCCTTTCGGATAGTTGGCCAAACTATCACTTGAGTCGCCGCCTTTGACAAGACCTATAATTCCTGGCTTATACCTTAGAATCAACACGCAAAAGGCAACCACAGAGTAAGCTAGTAAGGTCCCAATTGACATCATGTCCACCAAATCGTGAAGGCTAAAAATAAAGGCAAGAAGTGCAGAGAGCACGCCAGACACCACGGTTGCAATCGTTGGGATTTCTGTTCGAGCATTGACCTTTGCGAGGAATCTATATTGGAGAATGTAGAAATGGATTTAGCAATTAGTTACTAGTATTTACTGAGGCTTTGGAAGCAAGTCCCGCGCGGAAAACCAGCAAACATCCTGTGTGCCACTTTGTTGTCTAAACTGAGTCAATGCGTTGATATCATCTAACATGCACATTAATCATTTATATAAGTCTCTTCTTTCCCTtgtgtttttaattttattttttaacttttctatTTTCGCTGATGCTAAAATTATGACTGGCAGTGaattttcttgtgattggtaaACTTAATTAAAATTGCGCCCGCTAAAAAGTTGGTCACGAACATAATATTCTCCATAGCTCTCCAATTTCTGTTCATGTTTCATGCAATCATGATAGTGCTCTTGGGGTTACAATTTTTGATTGACACAGTTGTAACGTTCCCTGTGATTGTGATTGTACAGACTACTTGACTTCACAAACTGAATAAAAACTAAAGATACTTAATAAAAACgaaaagataacaaagctgaagttgcgagcgttagccctttgcaAGAGCGAATAGAGAGACTTTAGGTTGTGCGTGCTTATATCGGGGATGAAGGAGctatgccattggtggaaaagtgtttcacttccccagcCACTCGGCAACACAGTTTTTtaagaaactaacctttcatccACAAAAAGTAAACCTTACTTGAAAATGAGACCATCGCTGGCCATGGAGTACAACATTCTTGGTAACGGCAGGAGCGCTCCAAGCAGAGATGATGCGAGTCCACAAAGGCCTCCGATAGCGATCACATATTTGGCCCATGGTGCACCTTTTAAAGCGAACACCTTGGGTAATGTGCCCTCCTCAGGAAGGGCACTGTAGGGCCACATCAGGGTCAAAACTCCGGATACGCCAAAATAAGCTAAGAAACAAATACCTGTGGAGAGTATCCTGGTGAGTTTCACGGCAAGTTTAACCCTTCCACGTGCGTTATCACGCGAAATGAATTTCAATGTTAATCAATGTTAAGTTCGGTTTTATACTTACCAAGCGACAGGACGATTGAAAAAGGTATTTCTCTGCTAGGATTTCTTGCTTCCTCTCCAGTGGTTGCAATCACATCAAAGCCAATAAACGCATAAAAGCAAGTTGCAGCTCCCCTCATCACGCCAGAGAATCCATACGGCATGAAATTGTCGGTCCAGTTTTTAGGCTCAGCAAAATAGGCTCCAACGCCCACCACGAACAGAATCACGAATACATTTATGCCGGTGAACACAGAATTGAACAGAGACGTTTTCTTTATGCCGATGATTGACAGGCACGTCAAACTTGCAATGACTAACACGGATACAAAGTCCAGATATGGTGCGATACCAGTGGCATGAATCTCTCCAATTGTTGAAATAGTAAAGTTCTTGATTCTACCGTCGAAAAGTGAATCCATGTACGAGCTCCATGCCCTGGCGGCAGACGCTGTGCCAATGACGTACTCTAGAATCAAGTTCCAACCGATAACAAAAGCGCAGAGCTCCCCGATGGCGACATAACTGTAAGCGTAAGCCGAGCCAGCTTTTGGCACACGGGCACCGAATTCTGCATAGCAAAGACCCGAAAGAATAGAAGCAACCGCAGCTATAGTAAAGGCTATCACAATGCTAGGACCGGTGTCACTCCGAGCGACATTTCCAGCAAGAACATATATTCCTGCACCAAGAGTACTTCCAACACCGAGAGCAGTCAAATCAAATACAGATAAACAGCGGTTTAACTGCGTTGATGTGAAAGAATTGGGGTCAAGACGCTTCTTGCGAGTGAAACTCCTGGCGACAGCGTCCATCAGTGAACAATGCATGTAACTGCGGCTGATTATTAacttgttctttgttttctactTCGTTATGCAATCACGTGCATTTCAGTAATTGTCGTCTACGCACCTTATATTAGATTTCATTGCGATCTTGTGAGGGCATTGCGATCCTGTGATCAATTTACCGTATTTCTTCACCTATAAGCCGATCTTGGCTACAAGCCGAGACCTTCCAACAGACTCGTgttgtccaaaaaaaaaaattaaaccattCACTATAAGACGAGAGCGAAATTCTTGATTGTGACCGGCCATTTGAGTGAGCGAATCTCACggaaaatattggcaaaaagcGAATCAGTGAACATGTGAATTGTATAAAGGCTTCCTGACAAACGTTAAACAGTATCAATGGTAAACGTTGTAAAGGTTGAAAGCCCTTGCACACATCGGATCATTTTAGTTCTCTGGGCGACCATTTTGTATCCATTTTGCCtcactatagcctttgaaaaatgtccaaaaatggcaatacttaGAACAAATGGAATGATAGAGTGTGATGTGAAGTGGTAATTTTCTACCCATAGACCAGGTtagcgttagccctactgatggaattgggcccacacaaggacagtggaaaactctgaccaggctgagaattgaacccacgaccttcgggttTGATCACTGGTTtggtcagagttttcttctgtccttgtgtgggcccaattccatcactagggctaacgctcacatggtctatgggtTGAAAATTACCACTTCACATCACACTCTATCATTCCATTTGTTctaaatataagtgctacacggccaacgtttgtataaacgtaacccttccttgaacttgaaaaatggcaatagttagccactttttaaaattttgttttttaaaaatatttggatttatttaagacttttttttttgcactgttcaaatcaaagataggtGTACagtggatatagagaataggagattttacttgcttttcttacgtttgatctgagacttcgcacgtgactggctgcagcagaagatgttaaacttggttttaatgcattttatcgttgatttcgcgcagaagtgactgcgagaaaagactttttacttgcctttgttgcattttatcggtgattttgcgcgtgcggcgtgactgtgggagcaaatctttcacttcattttcttgttttcgatagacttGACACGCCAGTGACTGTGGAAGCAcatattttaagttctttaattgtattttataactgattttgcaagagagcaactgccgaagcagatttcttaggctcttgtaggaagtatattttatcattgatttcgtaCGTGAGTTGCTGGTGAAGCACTGAGactattttatatttttctttaagtatttcaacattgattttatgagCAATTGACTGCTGGAGCAGATGTTTTAGGTTAGTGTAGTGTTTTTGTCCTTGATTTTGTGCGAAGGTGACTACGCGGGCAGATAtgttgcgttctttctttgaatgtcatcattgattatgtgGACAAGTGATTACGGCGGCGGATGTTTTAAGtcttaactttattttatttgcgcCACCGTTTTCTAATTTGCAGcgactttttaatttgcagcatgtcccttgtgggccaccgtaaatTCAGGCTTGCTGTTATTTGTAAAGGGTGTTATTGCAGTACCGCAAAATTAAGTGTCAGTGGATTTCGCCAGGTAGCTACGTAACCACACCAGGGAAGGCACCTCAAGGCGAGTTCTCTGAAGTACATATTTGAGCCGCCGTTTCTTAGTTGTTATCTCAAGCTCTggaataaatgttttttatatCTTGCGAATAACAACGACGTCTGAATTAGTAGAAACTCTTCGGGACGCCAGGTGTGTGCACGGGACAGCTACAATAAATCAACATCGTATTGTTGGGTTGCGATCGTTGGATTGTACGGACATCAGGTGATATCAATTTGTGTTTGGATCGCAATGTCTGGAATTTCAAGTGACATTTCCGGTAGAATCCAAGTTGGATAATCGTGCTGCAGGTACGGTAGGCTTCGTTTCAGATGTTACTTGATCTGTCATAAACTGCTGAAAACAAAGC is a window of Acropora palmata chromosome 11, jaAcrPala1.3, whole genome shotgun sequence DNA encoding:
- the LOC141897050 gene encoding cationic amino acid transporter 2-like yields the protein MHCSLMDAVARSFTRKKRLDPNSFTSTQLNRCLSVFDLTALGVGSTLGAGIYVLAGNVARSDTGPSIVIAFTIAAVASILSGLCYAEFGARVPKAGSAYAYSYVAIGELCAFVIGWNLILEYVIGTASAARAWSSYMDSLFDGRIKNFTISTIGEIHATGIAPYLDFVSVLVIASLTCLSIIGIKKTSLFNSVFTGINVFVILFVVGVGAYFAEPKNWTDNFMPYGFSGVMRGAATCFYAFIGFDVIATTGEEARNPSREIPFSIVLSLGICFLAYFGVSGVLTLMWPYSALPEEGTLPKVFALKGAPWAKYVIAIGGLCGLASSLLGALLPLPRMLYSMASDGLIFKFLAKVNARTEIPTIATVVSGVLSALLAFIFSLHDLVDMMSIGTLLAYSVVAFCVLILRYKPGIIGLVKGGDSSDSLANYPKGKESEISREDVPLLGMNRCPRQPSQTTANLALVAIITSSVAMVALSALIIWGSDYLSLVKWWAVLLLAVIILFLIGCTLLLLWLPQNETPLPFMVPFVPVLPLVSVFINVFLMLKLSYLTWLRFAVWMLVGMSIYLFYGLRNSVEGQRRTGSNQHVLCTKTDEQG